The genomic window AGTTAATCGCACAGATCGACCAGATCGCCGGTTCGACGAATTTCAACGGCATCAACCTGCTGAACTCGACGACGTCGATTCAATTGCAGATCGGCGCCAACGTGGCGGACACGTTGACGTTCAGCCTGGCAAACGCCACGTCTACAGCTCTGGGCCTCGGCTCACTGAGCATTGCGACGCAATCCGCCGCGAACGCCGCGATCACTACGCTGCGCAATGCGATCAACCTGGTGTCAAGCGCGCGCGCGCGGTTCGGCGCGGTGCAGAACCGCCTCGAACATACGATCAACAACCTCGGCGTGACGGCGGAAAACTTGTCGGCTTCGGAATCGCGCATCCGCGACGCGGACATGGCTTACGAAATGACGCAGTTCATCCGTAACCAGATTCTCGTCCAGGCCGGAACGGCGATGCTTGCGCAGGCGAACGCCGTGCCGCAAAACGTGTTGCGGCTGCTCGGCTGATCGACGTCACGTGCAAAGGTTTAGATTTACATCCCCATCGGTTTCAGATGGGGATTTTCTTTTAGGATTATCAAAAAACGCTGTCCGAACTCCGATATGATAAAATAAAGTACACCGACTCTTCCAAGGAGGGCGACCGATGCGCATCGGTATCGATGACGGGATGGAAACAGCAACCATAGCCGATCTGGCCGAGCTGGAGGCATGGTGGAAAAGCGCGACGCGTCGCCTGTTCGGCGAAAACCGGCTTATCCGGTGTGTCGTCATCGACGGAACACCATATTACGAAGGATACGAACATGCGCTTCGGGAGCGGTTCGACAGAATCGGAGAAGTCCGAATCATCTCCATGACGTGTTCGGAATGGTTCGATGACACCGTTCGGGAACTTGCCGGCTACTTAGTGTCGATCGCACAAGCCGTCGATCGGGTGCGTGCGTCGATGTACGGTTGTCCCTCTTCATCCGATTGGAATGTATTTGCTCAACTGCTCGAAGGATTACATTGGATTTATGAAGTTTTGAAGGCCTTCTCTTCCTATTTAAAGGAAAATGGGAAAACCGAAGAATCAAGGAAATGGTTAGATGTTTCAGAGAAATTAGAAAGCGCTATTCGTGAACTTGCTGCGGCGCTAGAGCGGAATGAAACCATTAGTATCGGCGACGTTCTGGAATATGAGTTGAAACCTGTAGTTCTTCAAATCTCAGAACTAATCTCGCAGGTGAAAGTATGAACGAACAGGGTGCGATTCGTGAAAAAAACGAAGCAATTCTTCAGCGGCTCTGGCCGAGAGTATATGAGGCATGGAAAACAACCGTTATCCACGAAAAACGATGTCTCGTATGGCCTTCAAAAAGTGGCGACCCTTATTTGGAAATTAAAGAACATAATGGAGATAACATCCTTTTCCATAGCCGATATAATCCTAAAGCAGAAGCTGAACATTGGGCGGAAAGTATAGAAGAAGCAAAGAAAAAAGCAGCGTTTGTGTTTTTTTACGGCTTCGGGCTTGGCTACCATCTCGAAGCTTGGTTGCGACGTCATCCCGATAGATGCGTGTTCGTTTATGAACCGGATATTGAAGTATTCGACACAGCGCTTCGTACACGGGATTTGACGCCGATTTTGTCTGATCCGAGATTAATTGGCCTTGCGATCGGCAAAAATGATGAAATCATCCGAGAGCTTGCGTTGTCGCTAGTAAGATCTGCCTATCAAACTTTCGAATGGATTATGCATCCAACATATGAGCGACATTTTTCCGGTCAAGTAAGGAATTTTATTCATGTAATGCAACGAGTTGCGGAACAGACAATCGGCAATGTAGCGACTTATTCAAAATTTGGAGATAAATTGCCGTTACTTATACTGAAAAATTTCTTTTATACTTGCAGAAATCCATCTATTTTAGCAGCCAAAGGTCGTTATCACGGTGTACCTGCCCTGATTGTAGGATCAGGACCTTCTTTAGATGCTGATCTTCCTTTACTGAAACGACTGGATGGACGATGTCTAATCATCGCGGCGGGCTCTTCCATTCAGCCGTTGATGAAAGCAAATCTCAGACCTCACATGGTTGTATCAGTAGATCCTGGAGTGCCGAATTATTATGTTTTCCAAAATTTAAATTT from Candidatus Reconcilbacillus cellulovorans includes these protein-coding regions:
- a CDS encoding flagellin; the encoded protein is MRIYTNVAAINAHRNLFLNDVAMGKTMEKLSSGLRVNRAADDAAGLAISEKMRAQINGYNQALRNAQDGVSLLQTAEGAMTEIHAMLQRMVTLATQSANGTYDNTTDRNALQAEVNQLIAQIDQIAGSTNFNGINLLNSTTSIQLQIGANVADTLTFSLANATSTALGLGSLSIATQSAANAAITTLRNAINLVSSARARFGAVQNRLEHTINNLGVTAENLSASESRIRDADMAYEMTQFIRNQILVQAGTAMLAQANAVPQNVLRLLG